Proteins from a single region of Oscillatoria salina IIICB1:
- a CDS encoding QcrA and Rieske domain-containing protein, producing MDRRKFLGWVGVGFLASSLPVAIAACNNETTSEPEATQPSPKLEIDKTIREDGFQAFGTPEELQNGGIILDEQADVLILSNPEDNSLAAVNPLCTHRGCTVEWKASEKILSCPCHDSQFTPTGEVITGPAERPLKTYEVKQEDNLVLVKIV from the coding sequence ATGGATCGTCGTAAATTTTTAGGTTGGGTAGGAGTCGGTTTTTTAGCTAGTTCATTACCAGTAGCGATCGCTGCTTGTAATAATGAGACGACAAGCGAACCAGAAGCAACTCAGCCAAGTCCCAAACTTGAAATTGACAAAACTATCCGCGAAGATGGTTTTCAAGCTTTTGGTACTCCCGAAGAATTGCAAAATGGTGGCATAATTTTAGACGAACAAGCTGACGTTTTAATCTTATCTAACCCAGAAGATAACAGTCTCGCTGCGGTTAATCCTTTGTGTACCCATCGAGGTTGTACTGTAGAGTGGAAAGCATCCGAAAAAATTCTCTCTTGTCCTTGTCACGATTCCCAGTTTACACCCACAGGTGAGGTAATAACGGGTCCCGCAGAACGACCCCTAAAAACTTATGAAGTTAAACAAGAAGATAATTTAGTATTAGTTAAAATTGTTTAA